One window of Treponema denticola genomic DNA carries:
- a CDS encoding ABC-F family ATP-binding cassette domain-containing protein has product MITVSDLSLKFGDRPLFKDVNLKFTKGNCYGIIGANGAGKSTFLKVLSGELEHDSGEFSITPGERMAVLRQDHFAFDEYSVKDTVFMGYPKLYNIRNEREAIYAKENFSEEDGIRASELEAEFADLNGWEAENQIEQILSGLGLDENYHDRMMSELDEGQKVRVLLAQAIFGTPDILLLDEPTNGLDLESIAWLEEFLIDFPNIIIVVSHDRHFLNTVCTHVCDIDYGKIRMYSGNYDFWYQMSRIMQRQAKDQQKKREEKMKDLREFILRFASNAAKSRQATSRKKVYDKLALEEIEVTSRKFPYVHFKPNREIGNNVVRTEKISYKTPDTAEEKGIQLLSDFSFTVNRTDKIAFVGQEHNSKTALFDILTGKLSPDSGDVYWGQTVSHAYLNKDNAEYFNNDLNITEWLKQYSPDQDDAYVRGFLGRMLFSGDESLKPVNVLSGGEKVRCILSKLMLSGANVLILDEPTNHLDLEAITSLNDALVEFPGVILFNSHDHEFISSIANRIIEITPNGVIDRMMNFDDYIKDEHIKKLREELYGNTKKMQI; this is encoded by the coding sequence ATGATTACAGTAAGCGATTTAAGTTTAAAGTTCGGCGACAGGCCGCTTTTTAAGGATGTTAATTTAAAATTTACAAAAGGCAACTGCTACGGAATTATCGGTGCAAACGGAGCCGGAAAGTCTACTTTTTTAAAAGTGCTTTCGGGAGAATTGGAGCATGACTCAGGTGAGTTCAGTATTACCCCCGGAGAGCGAATGGCTGTTTTAAGGCAGGATCACTTTGCCTTTGACGAATACAGTGTAAAAGACACGGTTTTTATGGGCTATCCTAAGCTCTACAATATTAGAAATGAAAGAGAAGCCATTTATGCAAAAGAAAATTTTAGCGAAGAAGACGGAATAAGGGCTTCGGAATTGGAGGCCGAATTTGCAGATTTAAACGGCTGGGAAGCTGAAAATCAAATAGAGCAAATTCTTTCAGGTTTGGGCCTTGATGAAAACTACCATGACAGAATGATGAGCGAACTGGATGAGGGACAGAAGGTGCGGGTCTTGCTTGCTCAGGCTATCTTCGGCACCCCCGATATTCTTCTTTTAGACGAACCGACAAACGGTTTAGACCTTGAATCCATAGCATGGCTTGAAGAATTTTTAATCGACTTTCCCAATATTATAATTGTTGTTTCTCACGACAGGCATTTTTTAAATACGGTTTGTACCCATGTCTGCGACATTGACTACGGAAAAATCCGCATGTATTCCGGTAACTACGATTTCTGGTACCAGATGAGCAGGATTATGCAAAGGCAGGCTAAGGACCAACAAAAGAAGAGAGAAGAGAAGATGAAGGATTTGAGGGAGTTTATCCTACGCTTTGCCTCAAATGCTGCAAAGAGCCGTCAGGCAACCAGCCGAAAAAAAGTTTATGATAAACTGGCCTTGGAAGAAATTGAAGTTACGAGCCGTAAATTCCCTTATGTCCATTTTAAGCCCAATAGGGAAATCGGAAACAATGTTGTCCGCACCGAAAAAATTTCTTATAAAACCCCCGACACTGCGGAAGAAAAGGGCATTCAGCTTTTAAGCGATTTTTCGTTTACGGTAAACAGAACCGATAAGATAGCCTTTGTAGGCCAAGAGCATAATTCAAAAACAGCCCTCTTCGATATTTTAACCGGAAAATTAAGCCCCGATTCGGGAGATGTTTACTGGGGACAGACCGTATCCCATGCCTATCTTAATAAGGACAATGCCGAGTATTTTAATAACGATTTAAATATTACCGAATGGCTTAAACAATATTCCCCTGACCAAGATGATGCCTATGTAAGAGGCTTTTTAGGCCGAATGCTTTTTTCGGGTGATGAGTCATTAAAGCCCGTAAATGTTCTATCCGGAGGCGAAAAGGTACGCTGTATATTGAGTAAGCTCATGCTTTCGGGAGCAAATGTTTTAATATTGGATGAGCCGACAAACCATCTCGACCTTGAAGCTATCACAAGTTTAAACGATGCCCTTGTGGAATTCCCCGGTGTTATTCTTTTTAACTCTCACGACCATGAATTTATTTCTTCAATCGCAAATAGAATTATCGAAATTACTCCCAACGGCGTAATCGACAGGATGATGAATTTTGACGATTATATAAAAGACGAACACATCAAAAAGCTGCGTGAAGAACTATACGGCAACACCAAAAAGATGCAGATTTAA
- a CDS encoding [FeFe] hydrogenase, group A, whose amino-acid sequence MVNLTIDNIKINVDKNMTIMEAAAQAGIPIPKLCFLKGINEIAACRVCVVELEGKEKLITACNNSVEEGMVVYTNSPKVRLDRRRTVQMILSQHDCKCATCVRSGNCALQTLANDLNIQDVLYEEQLELQPWDKNFPLIRDSKKCIKCMRCIQVCDKVQGLNIWEMEGTGGRTTINVSGSRTIAEADCSLCGQCITHCPVGALRERDDTEKFWRAVADPDKVVVVQVAPAIRTAWGEHLGLDLKDASVNKIFDALKRMGADYVFDTSFSADLTIMEEAYEFLERFSKGELKDKPMFTSCCPGWVRFIKSQYPHLVSHLSSAKSPMQMFGAVMKSYFAESIGKRPEDIFSVAIMPCVAKKGEINMELFYGEYAGHDMDCVLTTREFVRMIKSAHILPETLKETEPDKLFHDASGAGIIFGATGGVMEAALRTAYYAIMGENCPPDAFKVVRHSSQEESGIIEASFTLKENNLSVAVASGLANTRRLIDSIEAGEKHYDFVEIMACPGGCVGGGGQPIHDGFELAFERGQNLYFIDSNLKLRYSHENEDIKNLYNNFFEKPNSHKAHSLLHTDHFIWEMPRSPKRDRKGYVINERFQS is encoded by the coding sequence ATGGTAAACTTAACAATAGATAATATAAAAATAAATGTTGATAAAAACATGACAATTATGGAAGCTGCAGCACAGGCCGGTATTCCTATACCAAAACTTTGTTTTTTAAAGGGAATCAATGAAATTGCAGCATGCCGTGTATGTGTTGTTGAATTGGAAGGAAAGGAAAAACTTATAACCGCTTGTAACAACTCCGTTGAAGAAGGAATGGTTGTATACACTAATAGCCCGAAGGTAAGGCTTGACAGAAGAAGAACCGTTCAGATGATTTTGTCTCAACATGATTGTAAGTGTGCAACCTGTGTACGAAGCGGAAACTGTGCTTTACAAACCCTTGCAAACGATCTTAATATTCAAGATGTATTATATGAAGAACAGCTTGAGCTTCAGCCATGGGATAAAAATTTTCCTCTTATACGGGATTCAAAAAAGTGCATTAAATGTATGCGTTGTATTCAGGTTTGCGATAAAGTTCAAGGTCTTAATATATGGGAAATGGAAGGAACAGGCGGCAGAACTACAATAAATGTTTCAGGCTCAAGGACTATAGCTGAAGCAGACTGCTCTTTATGCGGTCAGTGCATAACTCATTGTCCCGTGGGTGCCTTACGGGAAAGAGATGACACGGAAAAATTCTGGCGGGCAGTTGCAGATCCTGATAAGGTTGTTGTTGTGCAAGTGGCTCCTGCAATCCGTACGGCTTGGGGAGAACACTTAGGCCTTGATCTAAAAGACGCTTCCGTCAACAAAATATTTGATGCCCTAAAACGAATGGGGGCCGACTATGTTTTTGATACAAGTTTTTCGGCCGACTTAACCATAATGGAAGAAGCCTACGAATTCCTTGAACGTTTTTCTAAGGGCGAGCTAAAAGATAAACCGATGTTTACCTCCTGTTGTCCGGGGTGGGTTCGTTTTATAAAAAGCCAATATCCTCATTTGGTTTCTCATTTATCATCGGCAAAATCTCCCATGCAAATGTTCGGTGCGGTTATGAAGTCGTATTTTGCTGAGTCAATAGGAAAAAGACCTGAGGATATTTTTTCCGTTGCAATTATGCCCTGTGTTGCAAAAAAAGGCGAGATTAACATGGAGCTTTTCTACGGCGAGTATGCAGGACATGATATGGACTGTGTTTTGACTACACGGGAATTTGTAAGGATGATTAAGTCTGCTCATATTCTCCCCGAAACCCTTAAAGAAACGGAACCTGATAAACTTTTCCATGATGCTTCAGGTGCGGGAATTATTTTCGGAGCTACAGGCGGTGTTATGGAAGCGGCCTTGCGTACTGCCTATTATGCCATAATGGGAGAAAATTGTCCGCCGGATGCTTTTAAAGTTGTAAGGCATTCTTCGCAAGAAGAGTCGGGTATTATTGAAGCTTCTTTTACATTAAAAGAGAATAATTTGAGTGTTGCCGTGGCCAGCGGACTTGCCAATACAAGGCGGCTTATAGATTCTATAGAAGCAGGCGAAAAGCATTATGATTTTGTAGAAATTATGGCTTGCCCCGGAGGCTGTGTAGGAGGCGGAGGTCAGCCCATACATGACGGCTTTGAATTGGCCTTTGAACGCGGCCAAAATCTTTATTTTATCGACAGTAATTTAAAATTAAGATATTCGCATGAAAATGAGGACATAAAGAATTTATACAATAACTTCTTTGAAAAGCCGAACAGTCACAAGGCCCACAGTCTTTTACATACGGACCATTTTATATGGGAAATGCCGAGAAGTCCAAAGCGGGATCGAAAGGGTTATGTTATAAACGAGAGATTTCAATCGTAA
- a CDS encoding NAD(P)-binding protein has translation MSRLEIFSQNRSQIIIEELYENLQHRIEASPPGLCPVYITRAFIEMCHAQTCGKCVPCRIGLLQLKHILTDVLNGKAEMETIKLIEETAKSIRETADCALGYEAADMVYKSIIYCRDDFEEHIKHGRCGCITTQPVPCVALCPANVDIPGYIALVRDERYADAVRLIRKDNPFPSTCAFICEHPCEHRCRRNMVDSAINIRGLKRVAVEFSGKVPPPPSAPSTGKTIAIVGGGPAGLTAAYYLQLMGHQTTVYEMLPKLGGMLRYGIPNYRLPKDRLDEDIDAILETGVKIVYGKKIGTDIELNELIKDNDAAIIAIGASTDKKLGLEGEDAEGVISAVQFLRDVGMDKGMDLTGKKTAIIGGGNVAMDAVRTAVRLKSEKVTCLYRRRVADMTALPAEIEGALAEGVEMMTLKAPSKLEVKNGKLTGVWVTPQMISKIKDGRASVVSTGEPDIFIPCEVLVVAIGQDIETQHYEESGIPIDRGKLFTMPSASFKGMPGLFSGGDCASGPSTVIKAIAAGKVMAANIDEYLGYSHTISCDIEIPIPNIDDRLACGRVELGEREASERIKDFEGVEFCMSKKEACQESNRCLKCDHFGFGIFKGGRERLW, from the coding sequence ATGAGTCGACTTGAGATATTTTCACAAAACCGGTCTCAAATTATAATTGAAGAACTGTATGAGAATCTTCAACATCGAATTGAAGCAAGTCCTCCCGGACTTTGTCCCGTTTACATAACACGTGCCTTTATCGAAATGTGTCATGCCCAAACTTGCGGAAAATGTGTGCCGTGCCGTATCGGCCTTTTACAGTTAAAGCATATTTTAACTGATGTTCTAAACGGAAAAGCTGAAATGGAAACCATCAAACTTATCGAAGAAACTGCAAAGTCGATAAGAGAGACAGCTGACTGTGCACTGGGGTATGAAGCTGCCGATATGGTTTATAAAAGCATAATCTATTGCCGTGATGACTTTGAAGAGCATATAAAACACGGAAGATGCGGCTGTATAACAACTCAGCCCGTACCCTGTGTAGCTCTCTGTCCTGCAAATGTGGATATTCCGGGCTATATTGCCCTTGTCAGGGATGAAAGGTATGCTGATGCCGTCCGGCTTATCAGAAAGGACAATCCTTTTCCTTCTACATGTGCCTTTATCTGTGAACATCCTTGCGAACATAGGTGCCGGCGAAACATGGTAGACAGTGCCATAAATATACGAGGACTAAAAAGAGTTGCCGTTGAATTTTCCGGAAAAGTTCCGCCCCCTCCATCTGCCCCTTCTACAGGAAAGACTATAGCCATAGTCGGGGGCGGTCCTGCAGGGCTCACCGCGGCTTATTATTTACAGCTCATGGGGCATCAGACAACCGTATATGAAATGCTGCCCAAATTAGGAGGAATGCTCCGTTACGGTATACCTAATTACCGTCTTCCTAAGGACAGATTGGACGAAGATATAGATGCAATTCTCGAAACCGGAGTTAAGATTGTTTACGGTAAAAAAATAGGAACCGACATAGAACTCAATGAGCTTATAAAAGATAATGATGCAGCTATTATAGCAATTGGAGCCTCAACCGACAAAAAACTAGGCCTTGAAGGAGAAGATGCCGAAGGCGTTATCTCTGCCGTTCAATTCCTTAGAGATGTAGGAATGGATAAGGGCATGGATTTAACAGGTAAAAAAACTGCAATAATAGGAGGCGGAAATGTTGCCATGGATGCAGTGCGTACTGCTGTCCGCCTAAAATCGGAAAAAGTTACCTGTCTTTATCGAAGGCGTGTAGCCGATATGACGGCTCTTCCTGCCGAAATAGAAGGAGCCTTAGCCGAAGGGGTAGAAATGATGACCCTAAAAGCTCCTTCAAAACTCGAAGTAAAGAATGGAAAACTCACAGGCGTTTGGGTTACTCCCCAGATGATTTCCAAAATAAAAGACGGCCGAGCCTCCGTTGTATCTACGGGGGAACCTGATATTTTTATTCCGTGTGAAGTGCTTGTTGTTGCAATAGGACAGGATATCGAAACTCAGCATTATGAAGAGTCAGGTATACCGATTGATAGGGGCAAGCTTTTTACGATGCCCAGCGCAAGTTTTAAAGGAATGCCGGGCTTATTTTCAGGAGGGGATTGTGCTTCAGGACCTTCTACAGTTATAAAGGCTATTGCCGCCGGAAAGGTTATGGCTGCAAATATAGACGAATATTTAGGTTACAGCCACACTATAAGCTGTGATATAGAAATCCCCATACCTAATATAGATGACCGCCTTGCCTGCGGAAGGGTTGAGCTTGGAGAGAGAGAAGCCTCAGAAAGGATTAAGGATTTTGAAGGTGTAGAATTCTGTATGAGTAAAAAAGAGGCTTGTCAGGAATCGAACCGTTGTCTAAAATGCGATCACTTCGGCTTTGGAATATTTAAGGGAGGGCGTGAAAGATTATGGTAA
- the cbiD gene encoding cobalt-precorrin-5B (C(1))-methyltransferase CbiD, translating into MKLDLYIDKDGQKLRCGYTTGSCAAAAAKAAALILGGETMTSVKIDTPAGLVLDLPVEHCRSYKDKDGTAIGEAAVQKDAGDDPDSTDGIYIHARVSYRNDGKVLIDGGEGIGRITKKGLFGEVGEAAINPVPRQMIEKEVLKVSKRGFNVEIFSPQGAEIGKKTFNKNIGVEGGISIIGTKGIVYPMSEDAIKKTIYLEIDGILQNSKKKEILLVPGNYGEGLKEKLNTIIDLPTVKISNYIGDSLSYAYSKGFKTMTLLGHIGKFAKLSIGIFNTHNRTADTRMEAFVYYLAMHGADKKTIETVNAFLTAEEVFNYLVENKMEMILKAMERGAEERIKKYLKDDSLSIRVLIYSMKYGLVE; encoded by the coding sequence ATGAAACTGGATTTATATATAGACAAAGACGGACAAAAGCTAAGATGCGGATATACGACGGGAAGCTGTGCGGCGGCGGCGGCTAAGGCGGCGGCTTTGATTTTAGGCGGTGAAACTATGACCTCGGTTAAAATCGATACGCCTGCAGGACTTGTCCTTGACCTTCCGGTAGAGCATTGCCGCTCCTATAAAGACAAAGACGGAACAGCTATTGGAGAGGCCGCCGTTCAAAAAGATGCGGGGGACGACCCTGACAGCACCGACGGCATTTACATCCATGCTCGGGTCTCTTATAGAAACGATGGGAAGGTTCTTATTGACGGTGGAGAGGGTATAGGAAGAATTACCAAAAAAGGTCTTTTCGGAGAAGTAGGGGAGGCTGCCATTAATCCCGTACCCCGTCAAATGATAGAAAAAGAAGTTTTAAAGGTTTCAAAAAGGGGCTTCAATGTAGAAATTTTCAGTCCTCAAGGAGCCGAAATCGGCAAAAAAACCTTTAATAAAAATATCGGTGTTGAAGGCGGCATCTCTATTATAGGCACAAAGGGCATAGTCTATCCTATGAGCGAAGATGCCATCAAAAAAACCATCTATCTTGAAATAGACGGAATATTACAAAATTCGAAAAAAAAAGAAATACTTTTGGTGCCGGGAAACTACGGGGAAGGCCTTAAAGAAAAACTAAACACTATAATAGACCTTCCCACCGTAAAAATTTCAAACTATATAGGGGATAGTTTAAGCTATGCCTATTCTAAAGGCTTTAAAACCATGACCTTACTCGGACACATAGGTAAATTCGCCAAACTTTCCATAGGTATTTTTAACACCCATAACCGCACCGCCGACACGCGCATGGAAGCCTTTGTCTACTACCTTGCCATGCATGGGGCAGACAAAAAAACAATCGAAACGGTAAATGCCTTTTTAACGGCTGAAGAAGTCTTCAACTATCTTGTTGAAAACAAGATGGAAATGATTCTTAAAGCCATGGAAAGAGGAGCCGAAGAAAGAATCAAAAAATACCTCAAGGATGACAGCCTTTCGATAAGGGTTTTAATATATTCGATGAAGTACGGCCTTGTAGAATAA
- a CDS encoding class I SAM-dependent methyltransferase, with protein sequence MNVYDLIAEHYSDLFPLETEKLEFIQHLCPLPGRLCDAGCATGELAMGLYQKGYNICGLDLNAKMIGIAEKKASCIRKTGELMFYHADIADIMQFGKFKGVLCFGNTLPHLHDEDILHRFFSSVYRSLEEHGIFIVEVLNYDRILADKRMDFKDKETKDFIFKRHYDFLPDGNIRFTIEFTDKLCSTVGSDFTVLHPLKKQMLLALFKQAGFKSVSAYSDYSFTESRAEDYAVVYTANK encoded by the coding sequence ATGAATGTATATGATTTAATTGCAGAACATTACAGCGACCTTTTTCCGCTTGAAACGGAAAAACTTGAATTTATACAACACCTTTGTCCGTTGCCGGGCAGATTGTGCGATGCAGGCTGTGCAACCGGTGAACTTGCAATGGGTTTATATCAAAAGGGATATAATATATGCGGACTCGACTTAAATGCAAAGATGATTGGAATTGCAGAAAAGAAAGCTTCGTGTATCCGCAAAACAGGTGAGCTTATGTTCTATCATGCAGATATCGCCGATATTATGCAGTTCGGTAAATTTAAGGGTGTGTTGTGTTTTGGTAATACACTTCCGCATTTGCATGATGAAGATATTCTACACCGTTTTTTTAGTTCCGTGTATCGGTCATTAGAGGAACACGGCATCTTTATTGTTGAAGTTCTCAATTATGACCGCATTCTTGCTGATAAAAGAATGGACTTTAAAGATAAAGAAACGAAAGATTTTATTTTTAAGAGGCACTATGATTTTTTACCTGACGGGAATATCAGATTTACTATAGAATTTACCGATAAGTTGTGCAGTACCGTCGGTTCGGATTTTACGGTATTACATCCTCTGAAGAAGCAAATGCTTTTAGCCTTATTTAAGCAGGCAGGATTCAAATCTGTTTCAGCCTATTCGGATTACAGCTTTACGGAAAGCCGTGCAGAAGATTATGCCGTAGTATATACAGCAAATAAATAG
- a CDS encoding endo alpha-1,4 polygalactosaminidase — MKNIKYLYMVLIFFTIIVIKGMAAENNKEYKVLIGMAPDKAVNLKGIKTLVIDAEFFSKKDIEQLHKNGNVNIISYLNIGSIETFRDDYEAFEDLALGDYENWDEEKWINVADKRWQKRIKDKARLLSQKGIDGFFLDNADIYYHYQTPEIYRGLMSLLYEIHKENKPIIINGGDTFITQAMKENALKGIINGINQESVFTEINFKNNTFGVKPIEDREYFMDYLDQCKTYGFTVYLLEYGPSKKIEKDIKTYCQSNGFIYYISHSLQLDKLF, encoded by the coding sequence ATGAAAAACATAAAATATCTTTACATGGTTTTGATTTTTTTTACTATTATTGTAATAAAAGGCATGGCGGCAGAAAACAACAAAGAGTATAAAGTACTGATAGGTATGGCCCCAGATAAAGCGGTAAATCTTAAAGGAATAAAAACACTGGTAATTGATGCCGAATTTTTTTCTAAAAAAGATATAGAACAGCTTCACAAAAACGGGAATGTTAATATAATTTCTTATTTAAACATCGGCTCTATCGAAACATTCCGCGATGATTATGAAGCATTTGAAGATCTAGCTTTAGGAGACTATGAAAATTGGGATGAAGAAAAATGGATAAATGTTGCGGACAAAAGATGGCAAAAAAGAATTAAGGACAAAGCACGGCTCTTATCTCAAAAAGGCATAGACGGTTTTTTTCTTGATAATGCTGACATATATTATCATTATCAAACGCCCGAAATATATCGAGGACTTATGAGTCTTTTGTACGAAATACATAAAGAAAATAAACCTATTATAATAAACGGCGGAGATACTTTTATAACTCAAGCAATGAAGGAAAATGCTCTTAAAGGAATCATAAACGGAATCAATCAGGAAAGCGTATTTACCGAAATAAATTTTAAGAATAATACATTTGGAGTAAAACCTATAGAAGATAGAGAGTATTTTATGGACTATCTGGATCAATGTAAAACCTATGGATTTACCGTCTATTTACTGGAATACGGCCCAAGCAAAAAAATTGAAAAAGACATAAAGACGTATTGTCAAAGCAACGGATTTATCTATTACATATCCCATTCATTGCAACTCGATAAACTTTTTTAA
- a CDS encoding uracil-DNA glycosylase family protein, with protein sequence MNNKNNSASNSSTEHVHPFEPFVSKNTKTLILGTFPGKDFTDPNKENDKEDWYYGNKCNEFWELIEYALDCKENSLRKIKEKKEVLKKHNIGITDIVKKAKRKEDNNSDENLEVMETNDLNSLLDKYKDIDTIVLTSKDMYTQFFKKYYVKTDDAILKQDKNKKMETHEEQGKKINIYYYTFKERPIRVVPLHTPARKNVANISIDIKKALYKYILNDTK encoded by the coding sequence ATGAACAACAAAAACAATTCTGCTTCAAATAGCAGCACAGAACATGTACATCCGTTTGAGCCCTTCGTCTCTAAAAACACAAAGACACTAATATTGGGTACCTTTCCGGGAAAAGATTTTACGGATCCTAATAAAGAGAATGACAAAGAAGATTGGTATTATGGCAATAAATGTAACGAATTTTGGGAATTAATAGAATATGCTTTAGACTGTAAAGAAAATTCATTAAGAAAAATAAAAGAAAAAAAGGAAGTATTGAAAAAACACAACATTGGTATAACAGACATTGTCAAAAAAGCAAAGCGAAAAGAGGATAATAACTCAGATGAAAATCTTGAAGTTATGGAAACTAACGATCTTAACTCCCTTCTTGATAAATATAAGGACATTGATACAATTGTACTTACTTCAAAAGATATGTACACACAATTTTTTAAAAAATATTATGTAAAAACTGACGATGCCATTTTAAAACAAGATAAAAACAAGAAAATGGAAACTCATGAAGAGCAAGGTAAAAAAATAAATATCTATTATTATACTTTTAAAGAAAGACCAATCCGTGTTGTTCCATTGCATACTCCCGCAAGAAAAAATGTAGCAAATATATCAATAGATATAAAAAAAGCACTATATAAATATATACTTAACGATACTAAGTAA
- a CDS encoding uracil phosphoribosyltransferase, with translation MGKVVMGAEALDGYLTEDDLRHLNEMNTLYQEAIENFTVLEKENGEKKKKAKDEVIRLYTEMGHLMQNICKEIPQLKVFSFDTEHENHAEASRVIAKLRSIKTEHSEFLYYTQRSFEMLFKLAYKGHQKDKKNYLVVKTPVKNPVQNYAVHKITDIDHKIENTVMCVMLRGALLPSMILSKEIEEYSSHGYVTPFALFKIKRDDSRKEDDMQYILDLDKSYFNLKDLDGKDLIFADPMNATGGSLVTVVKHLKKLGVKPKSISCFHVISALKGALRIVRALDNCTLYTLWMDPALNASAYIMPGLGDAGDRINGTDTDETPRNIIQLLADYGSNIAGLYRSQLRQIEKTVLGN, from the coding sequence ATGGGTAAGGTAGTTATGGGGGCAGAAGCTCTTGACGGGTATTTAACTGAAGACGATCTAAGGCATCTTAACGAAATGAATACTCTTTATCAGGAAGCTATTGAAAATTTTACCGTTTTAGAAAAGGAAAACGGCGAAAAAAAGAAAAAGGCCAAAGATGAGGTTATAAGACTTTATACCGAGATGGGGCATCTTATGCAAAATATATGCAAAGAAATACCTCAACTTAAAGTTTTTTCTTTTGATACTGAACATGAAAATCATGCTGAGGCTTCAAGGGTTATTGCAAAACTCCGCTCCATAAAAACCGAGCACAGCGAATTCTTATACTATACCCAGCGTTCCTTTGAAATGCTTTTTAAACTTGCTTATAAAGGACACCAAAAAGACAAGAAAAACTATCTTGTAGTAAAAACCCCTGTAAAGAATCCTGTTCAAAACTATGCCGTTCACAAGATAACCGACATTGACCATAAAATCGAAAATACGGTTATGTGTGTTATGTTGAGAGGCGCCCTCCTCCCCTCTATGATTCTTTCAAAAGAAATTGAAGAGTATTCTTCGCACGGCTATGTAACCCCCTTTGCCCTCTTTAAGATTAAAAGAGATGATTCCCGCAAGGAAGACGATATGCAGTACATCCTTGATTTGGATAAGTCTTATTTTAACCTAAAAGATTTAGACGGAAAGGACCTTATCTTTGCAGACCCTATGAATGCTACCGGAGGAAGCCTCGTAACCGTTGTAAAACACCTAAAAAAACTGGGCGTAAAGCCGAAATCGATAAGCTGTTTTCACGTAATTTCTGCCTTAAAGGGAGCTCTGCGAATTGTGCGTGCCTTAGATAACTGCACCCTATACACCCTTTGGATGGACCCTGCCCTAAATGCTTCGGCCTATATCATGCCGGGACTCGGCGATGCAGGAGACAGGATAAACGGAACCGATACCGATGAAACACCCAGAAACATTATTCAGCTCCTTGCAGACTACGGCTCAAATATTGCGGGGCTCTACCGCTCTCAGCTGCGGCAGATAGAAAAAACCGTTTTAGGAAATTAA
- a CDS encoding tetratricopeptide repeat protein has product MKKNIFIVFWGLLFFLCFTKAFAKGAVEEDLAGEYFSIAQGYTELKNYSKAADYYLKAEKSEKYKNAAQYNLAQVYALQNEWESCLKYIEPLYKKAPENIKISTAYAYALASSGKEEKALLIYEKIYLEDKETPEYFFNYVRILIILKKYEKAKELLNESKEKFTQEDDKKTISELEKEIEKLLNPPELKKEDKTTEKKDSTQDDKKSEEKK; this is encoded by the coding sequence GTGAAAAAAAATATTTTTATAGTTTTTTGGGGACTCTTGTTTTTTCTTTGTTTTACAAAAGCTTTTGCAAAGGGAGCCGTTGAAGAAGACCTTGCAGGAGAGTATTTTTCAATTGCTCAAGGCTATACAGAGTTAAAAAACTATTCTAAGGCTGCAGATTATTATCTTAAAGCCGAAAAGTCTGAAAAATATAAAAATGCAGCTCAATATAATTTGGCACAAGTTTATGCCCTTCAAAATGAATGGGAAAGCTGCCTAAAATATATTGAACCCCTCTATAAAAAAGCTCCCGAAAACATAAAAATATCTACAGCCTACGCCTATGCTCTGGCCTCATCCGGAAAAGAAGAAAAAGCCCTTTTAATTTATGAAAAGATTTATTTGGAAGATAAAGAAACTCCCGAATATTTCTTTAACTATGTTAGAATTCTAATTATACTAAAAAAATACGAAAAAGCAAAAGAACTTCTTAACGAATCCAAAGAAAAATTTACACAAGAAGATGATAAAAAAACTATTAGTGAACTTGAAAAAGAAATAGAAAAGCTTTTAAATCCGCCTGAACTAAAAAAAGAAGATAAAACAACAGAAAAAAAAGATTCAACGCAAGATGATAAAAAGTCTGAAGAAAAAAAATAA